A window of Hevea brasiliensis isolate MT/VB/25A 57/8 chromosome 14, ASM3005281v1, whole genome shotgun sequence contains these coding sequences:
- the LOC110657748 gene encoding SEC12-like protein 1: protein MEPVHGVLTCGSWIRRPDNVNLVVLGMSRTRDSSSVLEFFSFDPDTTSISSSPLATHVLEGTEGDPVTIAVHPSGDDIVCSTTKGGCKLFELRNEETNLKVLAKQLPPLQDVGPQKCVAFSIDGSRFVTGGVDGHLRILEWPSQRIILDEPTAHKSFRDMDISLDSAFLASTSSDGSARIWNMEDGVPVTTLSRKSDEKIELCRFSKDGTKPFLFCAVQRGDKAITAVYDISTWNKIGYKRLLKKPACVMSVSQDGKYLALGSKDGDICVAEVKKMEVKHYSKRLHLGTCMTSLEFCPNQRVVLSTSNEWGAVVTKLNVPADWKEWQIYLLLVGLFLASAVAFYIFFENSDSFWNFPLGRGQPARPKFDSIIGDPQYSDDAFGPLDM from the exons ATGGAGCCGGTACATGGGGTATTGACATGCGGATCGTGGATCCGGAGACCCGACAACGTTAATCTGGTGGTCTTGGGCATGTCCAGGACTCGCGATTCTTCTTCTGTGCTCGAGTTCTTCTCCTTCGATCCCGATACTACGTCTATCTCTTCCTCTCCcttg GCTACGCATGTGCTTGAAGGAACTGAAGGTGATCCAGTAACAATTGCTGTACATCCCAGTGGGGATGATATTGTGTGTTCTACAACCAAAGGTGGCTGCAA ATTGTTTGAGTTGCGTAATGAAGAAACAAATTTGAAGGTGTTGGCAAAACAATTACCTCCCTTACAAGATGTCGGTCCACAAAAATGCGTAGCCTTTAGTATTGATGGATCTAGATTTGTTACTGGTGGGGTG GATGGGCATCTCAGAATTTTGGAGTGGCCTAGCCAACGCATAATTTTAGATGAACCAACAGCACACAAATCCTTCAGGGATATGGATATTAG CCTGGATTCAGCATTTTTAGCATCAACATCTTCTGATGGTTCTGCGAGAATATGGAATATGGAAGATGGTGTGCCTGTAACTACTTTATCTCGCAAATCG GATGAGAAGATTGAATTATGTCGGTTCTCTAAGGATGGGACAAAACCATTTTTATTCTGTGCTGTTCAAAGAG GTGACAAAGCTATTACTGCTGTTTACGACATAAGTACATGGAATAAAATAGGGTATAAGAGGCTGCTTAAGAAACCTGCTTGTGTAATGTCTGTCAGCCAGGATGGGAAATATCTTGCTCT AGGAAGCAAGGATGGGGACATTTGTGTAGCTGAAGTAAAGAAAATGGAGGTTAAGCACTATAGCAAGAGGCTGCACCTGGGTACATGCATGACATCCCTAGAGTTCTGTCCCAATCAAAG GGTTGTACTAAGCACTTCCAATGAATGGGGGGCCGTAGTGACTAAGCTAAATGTTCCTGCAGATTGGAAAG AATGGCAGATTTATTTGTTGCTTGTAGGGCTATTTTTGGCGTCCGCTGTTGCATTTTACATTTTCTTTGAGAATTCTGATTCCTTTTGGAACTTCCCTCTCGGGAGAGGTCAACCTGCAAGACCAAAGTTTGATTCCATTATAGGAGATCCACAATACTCTGATGATGCATTTGGGCCGTTAGATATGTGA
- the LOC110657800 gene encoding uncharacterized protein LOC110657800: MPRLTVHNSAIDRPSRSRPLDSEGYQSLFYGQTLDHFNYQPQSYLTFKQRYVLNSKYWKGAEASAPIFAFLGEEASLDSDLDAIGFLNENAAQFGALIVFMEHRFYGESVPFVSREEALKNATLRGYFNSAQALADYAEILLYVKKDFSAYNSPIIVFGGSYGGMLAAWFRLKYPHIALGALASSAPLLYVDGLTPHSAFFYVVTNDFREASESCYTTIKNSWAEIERISNLENGLSILSNKFRTCEPLKDAKSLKLSLELMYLATAQYDRPPTYGVNVICNAIDSAPPASDILDRIFSGVVAHYGDASCYNLGGYLGGSSSPDETQQGWAWQVCSDIVVELGVDTNDTMFVLNPYDANANNEHCMETYGVVPRRNWITTYHGGQNIREVLKKFGSNIIFSNGLRDPWSSGGILEDISDTIVAVKTNEGSHCLDVAPSREDDPDWLVMQRRTEVEIISKWITDYYEAKFKQ; encoded by the exons ATGCCAAGGCTTACGGTGCATAATAGTGCAATAGACCGACCAAGCAGAAGTCGCCCTTTGGATTCAGAGGGATATCAAAGTTTATTTTATGGCCAAACCCTTGATCACTTCAATTATCAGCCACAAAGTTATCTCACTTTCAAACAAAGATACGTACTGAATTCTAAGTATTGGAAAGGTGCTGAAGCTTCTGCACCAATTTTTGCATTCCTTGGAGAGGAAGCTTCATTGGATTCTGATTTAGATGCTATTGGTTTCCTCAATGAGAATGCAGCTCAATTTGGTGCTTTAATTGTGTTCATGGAG CATAGGTTCTATGGAGAATCAGTCCCATTTGTATCAAGAGAAGAAGCATTGAAAAATGCAACTCTCCGTGGCTACTTCAACTCTGCTCAAGCTTTGGCTGATTATGCAGAAATACTTTTGTACGTCAAGAAAGATTTTTCAGCATACAATTCTCCAATCATCGTCTTTGGAGGATCCTACGGTGGAA TGCTTGCTGCATGGTTTCGCCTCAAATACCCTCACATTGCCTTGGGGGCACTGGCCTCTTCAGCCCCACTTCTTTACGTGGATGGCTTAACACCACATTCTGCATTTTTTTATGTCGTTACAAACGACTTCAGG GAAGCAAGTGAGAGTTGCTACACTACCATAAAAAATTCTTGGGCTGAAATTGAAAGAATCTCCAACTTGGAAAATGGTCTTTCCATCCTTTCAAATAAATTCAGAACTTGCGA ACCTTTGAAGGATGCTAAGAGTTTGAAATTAAGTCTGGAATTGATGTATCTTGCAACAGCTCAATATGATAGACCTCCAACATATGGTGTTAATGTTATTTGCAATGCTATAGACAGTGCACCACCAGCTTCTGATATACTCGACAGGATTTTTTCGGGAGTTGTTGCTCACTATGGAGATGCTTCTTGCTATAATTTGGGTGGTTATTTGGGTGGTTCTTCGTCTCCGGATGAAACTCAACAAGGCTGGGCTTGGCAG GTGTGTAGTGACATTGTGGTAGAACTGGGAGTAGATACCAATGATACCATGTTTGTACTGAATCCCTATGATGCAAACGCTAATAATGAGCACTGCATGGAGACATATGGAGTTGTCCCTAGACGTAACTGGATCACAACTTATCATGGAGGTCAA AATATACGAGAAGTTCTCAAGAAGTTTGGTAGCAACATCATCTTTTCCAACGGACTTCGAGATCCTTGGAGCAGTGGCGG GATTTTGGAAGATATATCAGACACCATTGTGGCAGTGAAAACAAATGAAG GGTCTCATTGCTTGGATGTAGCACCATCAAGAGAGGATGATCCAGATTGGCTGGTCATGCAAAGAAGAACAGAAGTTGAAATCATTAGCAAATGGATCACTGATTACTATGAAGCTAAGTTTAAACAATGA